In one window of Arachis ipaensis cultivar K30076 chromosome B06, Araip1.1, whole genome shotgun sequence DNA:
- the LOC107647780 gene encoding uncharacterized protein LOC107647780 yields MEGTANVIVYRNGEIIRNSHEGVKFVCENPFSFVVPCTMTFIELQNGLCQSMEKSILRRVSSILCRNPVIIFGGLIQFDIMPITDEESMQNMFQIHRQTQIRQPQIELYVEFEDVEADEIQNDLDIEDDRATVYEGMNSDSKEDFEATYETGDKDEDGDVGVEAEVENVVVLPAVSQPMNVPHFMRNLDLDAMNTPEFSEYANIGVADPEDGEFKIGMEYSSRKSVVAAIKSYTISRGVDYNVYESESLTFYAKCKTYGRGCD; encoded by the exons ATGGAGGGTACCGCAAACGTGATAGTGTATCGTAATGGTGAGATTATACGAAATAGTCATGAGGGAGTGAAGTTTGTGTGTGAGAATCCGTTTTCGTTTGTGGTTCCATGCACCATGACGTTTATCGAGCTTCAAAACGGTCTCTGTCAAAGCATGGAGAAGAGTATATTGAGGAGAGTGAGCAGTATATTGTGCCGGAATCCGGTTATAATTTTTGGTGGTCTAATACAGTTTGATATCATGCCGATCACTGACGAGGAGAGTATGCAAAATATGTTCCAAATTCACCGGCAAACTCAAATACGACAGCCACAGATTgagctgtatgttgagtttgaagacGTAGAGGCAGATGAGATTCAAAATGATTTAGATATAGAGGATGATAGAGCTACAGTGTACGAAGGAATGAACAGTGACAGCAAAGAGGACTTCGAAGCCACTTATGAAACTGGCGATAAAGACGAGGATGGTGATGTGGGAGTCGAAGCAGAAGTGGAGAATGTGGTGGTTCTCCCCGCAGTCAGTCAACCGATGAACGTCCCACATTTTATGCGTAATTTGGATCTTGACGCGATGAATACACCGGAATTTTCGGAATATGCAAATATAG GTGTTGCTGATCCTGAGGACGGAGAGTTTAAGATAGGAATGGAGTATAGTTCTAGAAAGTCTGTCGTCGCAGCAATCAAAAgttacactatctctagaggagtcGACTACAATGTTTATGAGTCCGAATCATTgacgttctatgcaaaatgcaagacGTATGGGCGTGGGTGCGACTGA
- the LOC107605702 gene encoding nucleobase-ascorbate transporter 3 isoform X2 codes for MGETEHHHHHNHQAPPPVQAPPPGPPPPNLGLSRGPIWQPAEQLLQLHYCIHSNPSWPEALLLGFQHYIVMLGTTVFIATTLVNAMGGDAGDKARVIQTLLFMSGINTLLQSWFGSRLPAVMSGSIAFILPVLSIINDYTDMTFTSEHERFTYTMRTIQGSLIVSSFINIILGYSRAWGNLTRLFSPVVIVPVVCLVGLGLFARGFPQLANCIQIGLPMLILLVLTQQYLKRLHHITQHALERFALLICVAVIWAFAAILTVAGAYNNVKRSTQFSCRTDRSYLMSSAPWIKVPYPFQWGTPIFKASHVFGMMGAALVSAAESTGTFYAAARLSGATSPPAYVLSRSIGLQGLNMLLDGIFGAVVGTTASVENVGLLGLTHIGSRRVVQISCGFMIFFSIFAAVGISFIQFANSNSMRNMYVLGLSLFLGISISQYFAMNTAPDGHGPTRTNAGWFNDILNTIFSSPPTVAIIVGTILDNTLEHKQIAERGLPWWVPFQNRKGDVRNDEFYHYPLRLTEYIPSRFL; via the exons atggGTGAAACAGAAcatcaccaccaccacaaccaccaaGCACCGCCACCAGTTCAGGCACCACCACCAGGTCCACCACCGCCAAATCTTGGTCTTTCAAGGGGTCCCATTTGGCAACCAGCTGAACAGCTTCTTCAGCTTCACTACTGCATCCATTCCAACCCTTCTTGGC CTGAGGCACTTCTTCTGGGTTTCCAGCACTACATTGTGATGCTTGGGACGACAGTTTTCATTGCAACCACCCTTGTGAATGCAATGGGTGGGGATGCC GGTGACAAAGCTCGTGTGATTCAGACATTGTTGTTCATGTCTGGAATTAACACACTACTTCAGTCTTGGTTTGGGTCGAGGCTTCCGGCAGTGATGAGTGGATCGATTGCTTTCATTCTTCCGGTGCTGTCCATCATAAATGATTACACAGACATGACATTCACATCGGAGCATGAG AGGTTTACCTATACAATGAGAACAATTCAAGGTTCTTTGATAGTTTCGTCTTTCATCAACATCATCCTCGGTTATAGTAGGGCCTGGGGGAATCTAACAAG ATTGTTCAGTCCGGTAGTCATTGTACCGGTCGTATGTTTGGTGGGTCTTGGGCTGTTTGCAAGGGGCTTTCCACAG CTTGCGAATTGTATACAGATTGGACTACCTATGCTCATTCTATTGGTCCTAACCCAGCAG TACTTGAAGCGCCTACATCACATTACACAGCATGCTCTTGAGAGATTTGCTTTGCTTATTTGTGTTGCTGTCATTTGGGCATTTGCTGCTATCCTCACCGTGGCCGGTGCATACAACAATGTTAAACGATCGACACAGTTTAGTTGCCGCACGGATCGTTCATATCTCATGTCTTCTGCTCCATG GATTAAAGTTCCATACCCGTTTCAGTGGGGTACCCCAATATTCAAAGCTAGTCATGTCTTTGGTATGATGGGAGCAGCACTTGTTTCTGCAGCCGAG TCTACTGGTACTTTCTATGCTGCGGCGAGGCTTTCCGGTGCGACATCCCCTCCTGCATATGTGCTCAGCCGAAGCATTGGGCTGCAG GGTCTTAACATGCTTCTCGATGGCATTTTCGGTGCTGTTGTTGGTACTACTGCCTCTGT GGAAAATGTAGGCTTACTTGGTCTAACGCACATCGGGAGCCGAAGAGTCGTCCAAATATCATGCGGCTTCATGATCTTCTTTTCTATCTTTG CTGCTGTTGGGATTTCGTTTATACAGTTTGCAAATTCCAATAGCATGAGAAACATGTATGTTTTGGGCCTATCCTTGTTCCTAGGGATCTCAATATCTCAATATTTTGCCATGAACACGGCTCCGGATGGTCACGGTCCGACCAGAACGAATGCCGGATGG TTTAATGACATCCTTAACACCATTTTCTCGTCTCCTCCAACCGTCGCTATAATTGTCGGTACGATTCTCGACAACACCCTCGAGCACAAGCAAATCGCCGAGAGAGGACTTCCATGGTGGGTACCTTTCCAGAATCGGAAAGGAGATGTTAGAAACGACGAGTTTTACCATTATCCTCTACGGCTTACTGAGTATATACCCTCTAGGTTTCTCTAA
- the LOC107605702 gene encoding nucleobase-ascorbate transporter 3 isoform X1 encodes MGETEHHHHHNHQAPPPVQAPPPGPPPPNLGLSRGPIWQPAEQLLQLHYCIHSNPSWPEALLLGFQHYIVMLGTTVFIATTLVNAMGGDAGDKARVIQTLLFMSGINTLLQSWFGSRLPAVMSGSIAFILPVLSIINDYTDMTFTSEHERFTYTMRTIQGSLIVSSFINIILGYSRAWGNLTRLFSPVVIVPVVCLVGLGLFARGFPQLANCIQIGLPMLILLVLTQQYLKRLHHITQHALERFALLICVAVIWAFAAILTVAGAYNNVKRSTQFSCRTDRSYLMSSAPWIKVPYPFQWGTPIFKASHVFGMMGAALVSAAESTGTFYAAARLSGATSPPAYVLSRSIGLQGLNMLLDGIFGAVVGTTASVENVGLLGLTHIGSRRVVQISCGFMIFFSIFGKFGAFFASIPLPIFAAIYCVLFGIVAAVGISFIQFANSNSMRNMYVLGLSLFLGISISQYFAMNTAPDGHGPTRTNAGWFNDILNTIFSSPPTVAIIVGTILDNTLEHKQIAERGLPWWVPFQNRKGDVRNDEFYHYPLRLTEYIPSRFL; translated from the exons atggGTGAAACAGAAcatcaccaccaccacaaccaccaaGCACCGCCACCAGTTCAGGCACCACCACCAGGTCCACCACCGCCAAATCTTGGTCTTTCAAGGGGTCCCATTTGGCAACCAGCTGAACAGCTTCTTCAGCTTCACTACTGCATCCATTCCAACCCTTCTTGGC CTGAGGCACTTCTTCTGGGTTTCCAGCACTACATTGTGATGCTTGGGACGACAGTTTTCATTGCAACCACCCTTGTGAATGCAATGGGTGGGGATGCC GGTGACAAAGCTCGTGTGATTCAGACATTGTTGTTCATGTCTGGAATTAACACACTACTTCAGTCTTGGTTTGGGTCGAGGCTTCCGGCAGTGATGAGTGGATCGATTGCTTTCATTCTTCCGGTGCTGTCCATCATAAATGATTACACAGACATGACATTCACATCGGAGCATGAG AGGTTTACCTATACAATGAGAACAATTCAAGGTTCTTTGATAGTTTCGTCTTTCATCAACATCATCCTCGGTTATAGTAGGGCCTGGGGGAATCTAACAAG ATTGTTCAGTCCGGTAGTCATTGTACCGGTCGTATGTTTGGTGGGTCTTGGGCTGTTTGCAAGGGGCTTTCCACAG CTTGCGAATTGTATACAGATTGGACTACCTATGCTCATTCTATTGGTCCTAACCCAGCAG TACTTGAAGCGCCTACATCACATTACACAGCATGCTCTTGAGAGATTTGCTTTGCTTATTTGTGTTGCTGTCATTTGGGCATTTGCTGCTATCCTCACCGTGGCCGGTGCATACAACAATGTTAAACGATCGACACAGTTTAGTTGCCGCACGGATCGTTCATATCTCATGTCTTCTGCTCCATG GATTAAAGTTCCATACCCGTTTCAGTGGGGTACCCCAATATTCAAAGCTAGTCATGTCTTTGGTATGATGGGAGCAGCACTTGTTTCTGCAGCCGAG TCTACTGGTACTTTCTATGCTGCGGCGAGGCTTTCCGGTGCGACATCCCCTCCTGCATATGTGCTCAGCCGAAGCATTGGGCTGCAG GGTCTTAACATGCTTCTCGATGGCATTTTCGGTGCTGTTGTTGGTACTACTGCCTCTGT GGAAAATGTAGGCTTACTTGGTCTAACGCACATCGGGAGCCGAAGAGTCGTCCAAATATCATGCGGCTTCATGATCTTCTTTTCTATCTTTG GGAAATTCGGAGCCTTTTTCGCATCGATTCCTTTACCAATATTTGCTGCTATATATTGTGTTTTATTTGGTATTGTGG CTGCTGTTGGGATTTCGTTTATACAGTTTGCAAATTCCAATAGCATGAGAAACATGTATGTTTTGGGCCTATCCTTGTTCCTAGGGATCTCAATATCTCAATATTTTGCCATGAACACGGCTCCGGATGGTCACGGTCCGACCAGAACGAATGCCGGATGG TTTAATGACATCCTTAACACCATTTTCTCGTCTCCTCCAACCGTCGCTATAATTGTCGGTACGATTCTCGACAACACCCTCGAGCACAAGCAAATCGCCGAGAGAGGACTTCCATGGTGGGTACCTTTCCAGAATCGGAAAGGAGATGTTAGAAACGACGAGTTTTACCATTATCCTCTACGGCTTACTGAGTATATACCCTCTAGGTTTCTCTAA